One Faecalicatena sp. Marseille-Q4148 DNA window includes the following coding sequences:
- the nagE gene encoding N-acetylglucosamine-specific PTS transporter subunit IIBC produces the protein MMRYLQRLGKSLMLPVACLPVAAILQGLGYWLDPTGWGANSAIAAFLLKGGGCLIDQMPILFAIGVAVGMADDNDGTAGLAGLVSWIMTTTLLSTDVVAMLTSTAVEKVDPAFAKTQTQFIGILCGLIAAAVYNKFKSTKLPDAFSFFSGKRCVAIVTAGASLVSSLVLFFVWPIVYNVLITVGETIMKLGPIGAGIYGFFNRLLIPFGLHHALNSVFWFDVAGINDIAKFWGNAEGGVLGQTGMYMAGFFPVMMFGLPAAALAMYFTAKDTKKKVAAGLLMSAAIASFLNGVTEPLEFSFMFLAPALYVVHALLTGISMAVVAALPVRAGFNFSAGLIDWTLSFKAPFAQNPLLLIPIGLAVGVVYFIIFRIVIVKFDMKTPGREDDDLDETKVTLANDDFTAIAKIVLEGVGGKANVTSIDNCITRLRLEIKDYTLIDEKKIKSAGVAGVIRPSKTSVQVIVGTKVQFVADEFKKLCK, from the coding sequence ATGATGAGATATCTTCAAAGATTAGGAAAATCTCTCATGCTTCCGGTAGCTTGTCTTCCGGTAGCAGCCATTCTTCAGGGATTAGGTTACTGGCTTGACCCAACAGGATGGGGCGCAAACAGTGCGATCGCAGCATTTTTATTAAAAGGCGGCGGATGTCTGATCGACCAGATGCCGATTCTGTTCGCAATCGGTGTTGCTGTTGGTATGGCAGATGATAATGATGGTACAGCCGGACTTGCCGGACTTGTATCCTGGATCATGACAACAACACTTCTTTCAACAGATGTTGTAGCAATGCTTACAAGTACAGCTGTTGAAAAAGTAGATCCGGCATTTGCTAAAACACAGACACAGTTCATCGGTATTCTTTGTGGTTTAATTGCAGCAGCAGTTTACAACAAATTTAAGAGTACAAAACTTCCGGATGCTTTCTCATTCTTTAGTGGAAAGAGATGTGTAGCAATTGTTACAGCAGGTGCATCTTTAGTATCCAGTTTAGTTTTATTCTTTGTATGGCCAATCGTATACAATGTATTAATTACAGTTGGTGAAACAATTATGAAACTTGGTCCGATCGGAGCAGGTATTTACGGTTTCTTCAACCGTCTGTTAATTCCATTCGGTCTTCACCATGCATTAAACTCTGTATTCTGGTTTGACGTAGCAGGTATTAACGATATCGCTAAGTTCTGGGGCAATGCTGAAGGTGGAGTTCTTGGACAGACAGGTATGTACATGGCAGGTTTCTTCCCGGTAATGATGTTTGGTCTTCCGGCAGCAGCTCTTGCAATGTATTTCACAGCAAAAGATACAAAGAAAAAAGTTGCAGCAGGTCTTTTAATGTCAGCAGCAATCGCTTCTTTCTTAAATGGTGTTACAGAGCCTCTGGAATTCTCATTCATGTTCCTTGCTCCGGCACTGTATGTTGTACATGCATTATTAACAGGTATCTCTATGGCAGTTGTTGCAGCACTTCCGGTGCGGGCAGGATTCAACTTCAGTGCCGGTCTTATTGACTGGACATTGAGCTTCAAGGCGCCGTTTGCTCAGAACCCGTTATTATTAATCCCGATCGGCCTTGCAGTAGGTGTTGTTTACTTCATTATTTTCCGTATTGTTATCGTGAAATTTGATATGAAGACACCAGGTCGTGAAGATGATGATTTAGATGAAACAAAAGTAACTCTTGCAAATGATGACTTTACAGCAATCGCTAAGATCGTTCTGGAAGGTGTAGGCGGAAAAGCTAACGTTACATCTATTGATAACTGTATTACAAGACTTCGTCTGGAAATCAAAGATTATACATTAATCGATGAGAAGAAAATTAAATCTGCTGGTGTGGCAGGTGTAATCAGACCAAGTAAAACTTCTGTTCAGGTTATTGTAGGAACAAAAGTACAGTTTGTAGCTGATGAGTTCAAAAAACTCTGTAAGTAA
- a CDS encoding LytTR family transcriptional regulator, producing MKILIKRIPREQEEEARLFVHEEDEGIKQLAEYVEEEQFRKEQLICQKEDAICRLSCREIYYIETMGDVQEVHSKSGCYKTRKRLYILERELPEYFVRVSKSAIINLQLVKEYHPKPGGMMTAEFSTGDEVYISRKYLREIRERIWEERL from the coding sequence ATGAAAATACTCATTAAACGGATTCCACGAGAGCAGGAAGAGGAGGCAAGACTATTTGTCCATGAAGAAGATGAAGGAATCAAACAATTGGCAGAATATGTTGAAGAAGAGCAATTTCGGAAAGAACAGCTGATCTGCCAAAAAGAAGATGCGATTTGCCGTTTGAGCTGCCGGGAGATTTATTATATAGAAACGATGGGGGACGTGCAGGAGGTTCATTCCAAGAGCGGATGCTATAAGACGCGGAAACGGCTCTATATATTGGAACGGGAACTGCCGGAATATTTTGTCCGGGTTTCAAAATCAGCGATTATAAATTTACAACTGGTAAAAGAGTATCATCCCAAACCGGGAGGAATGATGACGGCAGAATTTTCAACGGGCGATGAAGTATACATTTCCAGGAAATATTTAAGAGAGATTCGCGAAAGAATCTGGGAGGAGCGCTTATGA
- a CDS encoding DUF4318 domain-containing protein — MKNRIKEEKREILSYGTGIGGAMFVSNVIYLGRQSNVKFVEEVMPWFGLMFLAYVGVGILFFYLYTRTPKKDSFWKYCMKGAAGIYMIGNIMPLIFLLGAVLSKTTPLRIICILDAVILLGFYILDYHSVWKLSNVLNGRQGRTKTLLVDLEEKPESVEEFCNQIRSYCEKNHQTVEFLTKGRTCEILLDGKPCTVELDSYYSQFGPMYSMKFIWKR; from the coding sequence ATGAAAAACAGAATTAAAGAAGAAAAAAGAGAGATATTGTCCTATGGAACCGGAATTGGCGGGGCAATGTTTGTCAGCAATGTAATTTATCTTGGACGACAGAGTAATGTGAAGTTCGTGGAAGAAGTTATGCCATGGTTTGGACTAATGTTTCTTGCCTATGTCGGAGTCGGGATTTTGTTTTTCTATCTTTATACACGGACACCAAAGAAGGACAGTTTTTGGAAATACTGTATGAAAGGTGCGGCAGGAATTTACATGATTGGCAATATCATGCCGCTCATATTTTTGCTTGGAGCAGTTCTGTCAAAAACAACTCCGCTTAGAATTATTTGCATATTAGATGCAGTGATTCTGCTTGGCTTTTACATTCTTGATTATCATTCTGTTTGGAAATTATCAAATGTTTTGAATGGGCGTCAGGGGCGAACAAAGACATTATTGGTTGATCTGGAGGAAAAACCGGAAAGTGTGGAAGAATTCTGTAATCAGATCCGGTCCTATTGTGAAAAGAATCATCAGACAGTAGAATTTCTGACGAAGGGGAGAACATGTGAGATATTGCTGGATGGAAAACCATGTACAGTGGAATTGGATTCATATTATTCACAGTTTGGACCAATGTACAGTATGAAATTTATCTGGAAACGTTAA
- a CDS encoding LysR family transcriptional regulator, which yields MSASFEHYKIFYYVAKYKNITAAAKVLYLSQPTVSYSIQSLEKELNCPLFIRSKKGVTLTPEAKLLYKHVAKACAHIFKAEEELHAILNLTSGTLQIGASELALHRYLLPYLERFRHAYPDIKLTINTLSAPDAITALNAGLIDFAVIVASPYESYPELEVTELTTFQDVVVAGSKFSFLANRELHLSDLMNYPIITVTQGTSTRKYLEQIFLEHDLILKPEIEVTTTELIVPMVIRNLGIGIIPSRFASAALTEGNLYFLNMQEYIPPRNICLVRNEQHPLSVTGQKFVNLLSSSKEIYS from the coding sequence ATGTCTGCAAGCTTTGAACATTATAAAATTTTCTACTATGTTGCCAAATATAAAAATATTACCGCTGCCGCGAAAGTACTCTATCTTTCCCAGCCGACTGTCAGTTATTCTATCCAGAGTCTGGAAAAAGAACTGAATTGTCCGCTCTTTATTCGATCAAAAAAGGGGGTGACACTCACCCCCGAAGCAAAACTTCTTTATAAACATGTAGCCAAAGCATGCGCTCATATTTTTAAAGCCGAAGAAGAACTCCACGCAATTTTAAATCTGACTTCCGGAACACTCCAGATTGGTGCAAGTGAACTTGCGCTTCACCGCTATCTGCTGCCTTATCTGGAACGATTCCGCCATGCTTATCCGGATATCAAGCTTACGATCAATACTCTTTCTGCTCCGGATGCAATTACTGCACTAAATGCCGGATTGATTGACTTTGCGGTAATCGTAGCCTCCCCTTATGAATCTTATCCGGAACTTGAAGTCACTGAACTGACAACCTTTCAGGATGTAGTTGTTGCCGGTTCCAAGTTTTCTTTTCTTGCTAACCGGGAACTTCATCTCTCCGATTTAATGAATTATCCGATCATCACGGTCACACAGGGAACTTCCACCAGAAAATATCTGGAGCAGATTTTCTTAGAACACGATCTGATTCTGAAACCGGAAATCGAAGTGACCACTACAGAGCTGATCGTCCCTATGGTCATCCGGAATCTTGGAATCGGAATTATTCCATCCCGTTTTGCATCTGCAGCTCTTACAGAAGGAAACCTGTACTTCCTAAATATGCAGGAATACATTCCTCCCCGCAATATCTGTCTCGTCCGCAATGAGCAGCATCCACTCTCTGTTACCGGTCAGAAATTTGTAAACTTACTTTCTTCTTCCAAAGAAATCTATTCTTAA